A segment of the Frankineae bacterium MT45 genome:
CGGTTCGCAGCGGTCCAGGTCGTCGATGATCACCAGGATGCGCCCTAGTTGGGCTCCGCGGATGGGCCGACCGGAGGCATCCTTCCCCGGTGATGGCGCGTAGAGACGCTCTACCAGTTCATCGAGATCGTGCTTGATCTCGTCCATGTGTGGGGTGTTTGGGCCGTACTCGTTCTTGGCGAAGAGGCCGACGACAGAATTGGCCAGCGGGTCGTGCGCTGCCTTGGCCAGGCCCCCGACGGTGAGGAGCCCGCCCAGGCTGATAAGGCCAGCAAGCGGGCCCCGCAACACGGTGGCCAGCGCCGTGCCGAAGGCGATGACGAGTAGTGCCGCGAAGATCTGTAGCCGCAACGACCGAAACTGTCGACCGACGTTCCAGAGGAACCGTCGCCACAGCCGCTTTCGGCGTGGCACTGTCTTGAGCCGGTCCAGCCGCTCGACGATGTTGTGGGCGAGCGCTGGCCAGATCGCGGCGGCCGACGAGTACTCCCAGGCGTTGAAGGTCACGGTGTAGATGTCCGGCCCGCGGCGCGGCCAGCCGGCCGCTCGTTCCCGCTCCTGCAGCTGGGCGATCCGCTCTTTGATGTGGTTGAGCAGAAAGGACTTTCCTGTGCCCCACGACCCGAATATCCCGATCGTCAAGGGTGGTCGCAGGTCGGGAGAGCGGATGAGGTGCGCGAAGGCATCGACATAGTGGTGAAATTCGAGTTGATCCTGCTCGGCCACGGCGTCATTACCGGCGCCGATCGCCGTGCCGAGTGGCACCGACTCGGTGAGGATGTCGGTCAGCGCGAGACTGCCGAAGGCGCTCAGCGTGGTCTCGCCGGATGGGGCCGAGTCGCGGATGATCCCGACGACACGGTCTGTACCGACTAGAACCGGGGAACCGGCGACGACGTGCCCCTCCGGAACCGGGTCGGTGAGCAGGATGGTGAACGAACCGCCCGCGCTGTGATCGCCGGCGGCGATCGTGGCGTGGAGCATCATCGGCTCGGAACCATCCGGCGGCAGGGCCGCTAGCGTGCACTCACTCCCAGCAACTGCCGTCTCGATCAGGGGTGGCTCTGGCCGGAAGGCCAATGGCTCCGAGAAACTGAGAGTGCGCAGCCAATCCGCGGACCTTCCGAAGCGTAGGCCGGCGTCGGCCACCGAAAAGGTGTCGGCCGAGGCGAGCGTGACCACGTCGATCCGCGAGCGCGGCGTCGCGGTGACGATGCTGTCGCCGATCAGGAGGCCCAATCCACCCGCCCGGTAGGCGCCGGTGCCTGCTCTGGAACCGTAGATCGAGACCAGGAACGGCCAACCGGTGAAGTCGGCCGCCGGTGCCGCGCCCTCCTCAACCGGCGCCGGCGGCGCTGTGGCACTTGCGTCGGTTGGAGTCGCTGTCGGTGTACCGGCCGACGCCGGTGCGCCCTGGGTCGCCGGCGGCGGGGTTGAGACGGTGGGCGGTGCCTCCCCACTCCTGGTCGGGAAGGCGCGCTCCAACGCCAACTCGTAGTTCCCGTTCCCGTTGATCATCCAGACCCGGAAGTGATCGGCGATGTCGTCGATACCGATGTTCGGAATGGCATTCCACAGCGAATTTCGTCCGGTGGATTCAGTCCTCAGAAAGGCGCCGAGGATGCAGTCGGAGTCGATCGCGTCGCGTTTCGCCTCCACTTGCAACTCACCGGCTTCGCCCAGGATCCGGTGAACGCCGTCGGTGAGCGGAGGCTGCTGCGGCAGCGATGTTGGTGCCGGCACCATGATGTCCAGGGTCTCGTCAACCGACTGCAGCATCCGGTAGATGTCGTTGGCGGAGACGGAGAAGTGACGCAGCAGGTAGTCAACCTGACCCTTCTCATCGCTCGCCCGCAGCAGGCCGACCAGGACCGCCCGTGTGCTGATCGGCTGCCCCTTGCTGGCGGCCGCGGCCCACTCGAAGATGCTCAGCCCATCAGAAGAGAGGGCACCCCACGGCTGCTCGGGCTGATCCGCCATTGCCATAAGGTACTCCGTCGCCCTGCGAGGCGAGGCGTGATCTATTGCTCCACGCAATCGCGTATCAGACCGGGGTGTTGACCCTCCGGTCGGTGAAGGACCAGTATCGACGCGGCGGGTGTCGACGGCCCGTCGCCGTCGACTGGACGGGTGGAGCCACTGGCTGACCGGGAGACTCGATGACGAATTCAGTTGAGGGCGATGCCGCACCGGTCGTCCCGGTGACCGGTCCGCCGTCCGAGCAGCCGGTCGACCTTGGCCTCGGTGGCGCCTGGGGGTTCGGAAAGTCAGATCGGACCAGCCCGGTGAAGGCCGGCCTGGCCGGATCGCTACCCGATGCCGGTACCTTCGCCGAGGGCCTCAACAGTGTCACCGAACTGCGCATCCACGGCGTCTCGGGCTCGGACGGCCCGACAATCCTTGAACATCCGCAGGCGTTGCAGGTTGGCGGCGACGCCACCACGATGTTCTACCGGCGCTGGACACCGAGCGGCAGTGGGCCGAGCCGGACGGCCGGACTGAGCGTCCCCTGGCGGCTTGAGGCGTACTCCTGGGGCGGCCTCACCGAGTCCCCTCTCGCCTCGGCCTCCTGGATCCTGCTCGCCCCGTTCATGCTCTACAACCTGGCTCATTTCGCGCTGCTGCCGTCGAAGGAGTACACCGCCGAGGTGACGACGAAGGCGGATCCGACGGTGCCGCCGCCAGCCGAGCGGCTCAGCCGTGACGGCAAGCATGCGGTGGCTCAGACACTGCTGCGCCTGCTGGCGCTCAGCGCCACCATCGAGTTCATCGTCGCCGTGGTGACGATCTTCCTCAATTCATTCGCCTTTCAAGCCCGGGTGGCCCACTTCCCGGCCTGGCTCGGCTGGTTCACCCGCTGGACCGTGGGGGAGCGGGCCGCGGCGGCGCTGGTCGCGGTCGCGCTGGTGATCGCGCTGCTCTGGCTCATCAGTGTGAAGACTGCGCACGCCTACGAACGGCGGACCACCGAGAATCAGCCGGATGTGCGGGCGAATTGGCTCCTCTCCCAGACCCGGTTCTGGAACGGCCTGGAACTGGTGCGTCGGCAGCGGAGCCTGCATGCCGCCGGGGCCGCCGCGATCACCGCCCTCATCGCGGCCCGTCCCACCCTCGCCCACAACCCCGGTGGTTACCGGATCTTCGTGAGCATCTTCGCTGGGGCTGTGCTGCTGGCGGTGAGCGTGACCCTCTGCCTGAACCTGGCCGACCGGCATTCAGAGTCTCTGGCCTTCGACCGTCCGGTGACCAAGTGGACGCAGGCGCCGCCGGCAACCTGGGTCTGCCGCACGCTACTGGCCGCGGCCGGGCTGGCTCTCTTCGCGGCGGCCTTCACCGGCGGCTGGCCAAGCCCCGACGCCGCCTCCGGCGCCGTGACGCTGCCCGGTCTCACCAACATCTGCCTGAGCGTGCTGATCGCCCAGGTCATACTTCTCGTGGTGCTGGGAATCAGTGTTTCGCAGGTCAAACGCGCCGCTCCGGTGCTGGGCGCGCGCAGGCCGCCGGGTACCGATCCCTTCTGGCCCCGGCTGCTGGGGCGCCCGACCAGTGCCCCCGCCCCCGAACGCCGCCAGCTCACCGGTCCCTTCGCCTACGGCCACCTGAGTACCGTCTTCGCCACCCTGGCCGTCTGCCTCGGTGGGACATTCAGTGCCCTGGTGACGCTCTTCGCGACCCGCCTGGTCGGTACCCCGCTGCCGAGCGGGTCCAGCACCTCGACCGCCGGCATCAGCCATCCCCTCGAGATTCCCTGGCCGATCTACGCCTTCGCGCTGGAGCCGATCGGGGTCGCGGTCGGGCTGCTCGTCGCGCTGCTCTGGGTGTGGCGCACCTACGTCAGCAACTGGAAGACCTTCGACCGCGTACCCAAGCGCAACGAGCAGGAGCGGTACTCCGCGATCGCGGACTTCTACGAGTCGCACACCGGGCCGCCGCCGGCCACCGGCAGTTGGATCGACGATGCCGGGCACAGCAACAACAAGACCCAGGCGGCGAAATCCTGGGCCATCGGGCTGCTCGTCGATCAGGCCGGTGTAGTCGGCGTCTGCGCGGTCATCGGTGGTGTGCTGGCGACGCTTATCGCCGAGATAGCCGGCGCGGCTGGGGACTCGCCCTTCGGTGCCCAGTTGCACGGGTTGGCGGTCGCCGAGAGCCTTCTCGGGCTCTTCCTGGCCGGCGTCGTCGTCGCGATGCTGCGGGCCGACTTCAAAAGCGAGTCGAGCCGCAAGAGCATCGGGGCGATCTGGGACGTCGCGACGTTCTGGCCCCGGGCCACCCACCCATTCGCGCCGCCCTGTTACGCCGAACGCGCCATCCCGGAGCTCGTCGATCGCGTCCGCATCCTCACCCAGACGGTGCCCGACATCAACACTCTGGAGGGGCAGCTCGACCCGGCCACCTGGCAGGTGCAGGATCACCTGCAGAACGAGGCCCAGCCGCCGATCGGGCCGACCGTCCCCGCTCGCAATGTGCTCCTCACCGGCTACAGCCAGGGGTCGATCATCGCGCCCGCCGTCATCGCGCAACTGCCGCCGCAGACGATGGATCGGGTCGCGCTGATGACGCTGGCCTGCCCGGCCCGACGCCTCTACGGTCGCGCATTCCCCGCCTATTTCAGGGAATCACAGCTGCGCACGCTCAACGACCACCTCACTGCCCCGGCGGCCGGTCCGGCCGAGTCCCGCTGGAAGAACCTGGTTCGCCGCACCGACTACATCGGCTCGTGGATCTTCCGGCCCTTCACCGCCGTTGCCCGTCCGGACTTCAGCGTCGTGAGTGGCGAGGTTGATCAGCCTTGCTGGGACCCGGTGACGATCGCCCACAACCTCGACCAGGCGCCGCCGCCAACGCAGTTTCACACTGCTTTCTGGCCCGATGTGCGCGCCAACCAGCTCGGCGAACACGTGATCCGCCGCCTCTGAAGCAGCGTCAGTGGCTGCTGTGGCCACCCGGCTCGCTGCCGCCGATCCGGGCCCACCGCGCCTGCGCGAAGGCGAAGAGGCCGAAGGCGATCAGACCGAGCGCGACGACGCCGAGCAGCCAGCCCCCGTAGGGACGGTCGGCCAGGGTGCGAAGCGCGCCGTCCATCCCGCTCGACTTCTTCGGGTCGAAGGTGATCGCGGCGTCGAGGACGAGTAGCCCCGTGATGGCAAAGACGATTCCCCGCGACACCGACCCGGCGAGGCCGAGTCGGAGCACCCAGGTGCGGGTCGGGCCGGTGAGCTCGTCCAGGCGTAGTTCCTTCTGGAACTTCTTCTTCAGCCCGTCCACGACCATGACGACGCCGACGACCACCAGCACCAGACCGACGAGACCGACCAGCCAGCGACCGAAGTCGTGCTGCATGACCCGGCCGGTCAGCGTGGTCTCCTTCTGGCTCTGCGGTTGGCGCGACCGCCCCAGGATGAAGGTGACCGTCGAGATACAGAGGGCCGCGTAGACGATGCCCCGGCCGGCCGACTTCAACCGGCCGCTGGTCTGGTCTCCGTTCACTCCGGTTCCGGCCAGCGCCTCGCTGATTCGCCAGAACGCGTACCCGGCGAAGCCGACCGCCACCAACCAGAGAAGCGCGACACCGAAGGGGTGACGGGCCACCTCGGCCAGCGCGCCATGCTGATCAGCCTCCTGGGAGGTGCCACTGCCCCGCCCGACGGCGATCTGCACCGCGATCCAGCCGACGAGCACATAGACGAAGCCGCGGGCCACCAGCCCGAAGCGAGCCAGCCCGTTCATCGCCGCACTGCCGGCTACGTCCGCGGTGGCTCGATGGGCGGCGGTGAAGGGTTGTTGGAGTTGCGTCATCTGACTCGGCCTCATCCGGTTGGTTGCTCCACAGCTCATACCCGGCAGCGGTGATGCCGAAACTTTTTCCGTCGGCGGCCATCGCCCCTGGTCACTGTTGGGCAGGTCAGGGTGCAGGATGGTGACGTGAACGACAGTGCAGCAGAGTCCGGCGCCGACGGGCCGGGCGCAGGGAGTGGCCCGAGTGCCCCGGTATTCGGCCCCGAGACCTCGCCGCCGCCCGGCGAGACGGCGATCAAGGCGACCGATGAGGTAGTGGCCCAGTCGGCGCAGCGCCGCTCCAAGGTGCAGGCCGGGATCACCCTCGCGGCACTCGGCGTCGTCTTCGGTGACATCGGCACCAGCCCGCTCTACGGGCTGCAGACCGTCTTCTCAATCGACAATCACGCCGTCCGCCCCACGCCCGACGACGTCTACGGCGTCATCTCGATGGTCTTCTGGTCGGTCACCCTGATCGTCTCCATCAAGTACGTCACCATCGTGATGCGCGCCGACAACGACGGGGAGGGCGGCGTCATGGCCCTCGCGGCGCTGGCCCGCCGGGCCTTCGGGGTCGGATCCCAGCGCACCGTGAAGGTGCTGCTGATGGCCATCATCGGCGCCAGCCTCTTCTACGGCGATTCGGTGATCACGCCGGCCATCTCGGTGCTCTCGGCCGTCGAAGGCGTGACGGTGGTGCAGCCGAGCCTGGACGATTGGGTGCTCCCCATCGCCATCACCATCCTGACCTGTCTCTTCGCCGGACAGCGGTTCGGCACACATAAGGTCGGCGCCCTCTTCGGCCCGGTGATGCTGCTCTGGTTCGCCTGTCTGGCCCTATCCGGACTGCACGAAGTGATTCTTCAACCGGGCGTTATTCGCGGAATCTCACCGACGTATGCGGTCTCCTTCATCACCAACCACCCCAAGACGACCTTCATCGCGATGGGGGCGATCGTCCTCTGCATCACCGGCGCCGAAGCTCTCTATGCGGACATGGGGCACTTCGGACGTCCACCCATCCGCCGGGCCTGGTTCTTCATCGTCTTCCCGGCCCTCACCCTGCAGTACCTGGGGCAGGGTGGGTTGATTCTGCATACGCCGGAGGCGGTCTCGAACCCGTTCTTCCTGCTGCTGCCGGGGTGGGCCCGGCTGCCAATGGTGGTGCTCGCCACCGCGGCCACCGTCATCGCCTCTCAGGCCGTCATCTCCGGTGCATTCTCGGTCTCCCGGCAGGCCAGCCAACTCGGGCTGCTGCCGACGCTGACCGTGCGGCAGACTTCGGACGCCTCGGCCGGTCAGGTGTACCTACCGGTGATCAATGCCGTGCTTTTTGTGGGCGTTCTGGTACTGATGCTCCTCTTCCGAACCTCGGCCCGGTTGGCCACCGCCTACGGCGTCTCGGTCACCGGCGCGCTGCTCATCGACACCATCCTGCTCCTCTTCGTCGCCCGCGGGCGCTGGCATTGGGCCACCTGGAAACTGGTGCTCTTCGCCGTCGTCTTCGGTGGCATCGAGTTCACCTTCTTCTCGGCCAACCTGACCAAGATCGCCCACGGTGGCTGGTTGCCACTACTGATCGCGACGCTGGTCTTTACGGTGATGACGACCTGGCGACGCGGGCGGGACATCGTGACCGACAACCGGATCTCCTCCGAGGGGCCCCTGATGGAGTTCATCGACGAGATGAAGGCGCAGCATGTCCTGCGCATTCCAGGGACGGCCGTCTTCCCACATCCGTCGAAGGAGACGACCCCGCTGGCGCTGCGAGCCAACGTCACCCACAACGGTGTGCTGCACCGAACCGTCATCATCTTCTCGGCCGAACCGCGCAACGTCCCGCACATCGACCCCAGCGACCAGGTGACGATCGATCACCTCGGATCGGAGACGGACGGGATTGTGCACGTGACGATGCGCTACGGCTTCTTCGACGCGCCCAATATCCCCGAGGTGCTGGCCCGCACCAGCCGGCCCGGAGTCGCGGAGTTCGACCTGGATCCGTCCCAGACCTCCTACTTCGTGTCGCGGGCGAGTCTCAGCGTGACCCGGGCGCCCGGCATGTCGCGCTGGCGCAAGAAGCTCTTCATCACCCTCGCCCGCAACGCGGCGAACCCGGTCGGGTTCTTCGACCTCCCCGAGGATCAGACCGTCATCATGGGGTCGCAGGTCGAGGTGTGATCACGGCCGGATGCCCGGTCCCCCGGTGCGCCATGCTCTTTGGATGAGGCCGTTGCGCGGGGCGACGACTAGCGTGGCGACGTGACGGGAGACGCCTACAGCGCCACCGGTGACGACGACACGTCCCCGGCTGGATCGCTTGTGATGCGCCCAAGTCAGCGTGACGTCCCGGTCCCGATGATCGTGGATATCGGCATCGATGTCGCCGCCAGCCTCACCCGCACGGCGGTGGCCGTGACCCGCACCGGGCTGCGGGTCAGTCGGCCGCTGGTCGACGTCCTCATGCGCCCGCCACTGATCGCCCCCCGGTACTGGCCGCAGACCCGGCTGCTGGCGATGGCCGAACGGGGCCGTGAGCTCCGGACCGCTCGGGAGAAGCAGGCCGATGCGCTGCTGGGCGAGGTGGTGCCGGTGGTGGTGAACATGGTGCTGGACCGTCTCGACCTGACGCAGCTCGTCCTCGATCGGGTGCAGATCGAGAAGATCGTCGACAGCGTGGACCTCGACGCGGTGGTCGCGACGGTCGACCTGGACGCGGCGGTGGATCGGGTCTCGATCGAGCGCATCATCGACCGGGTCGACATCGACGAGATCGTGGCCAACGTCGACCTCGCGCCGATCATCGCCCGGGTCGACGTCGACGGCATCGCGGCCAAGATCGACCTGGACGCGATCATCGGACGGGTCGATATTCTCGGCATCGC
Coding sequences within it:
- a CDS encoding KAP family P-loop domain-containing protein, which translates into the protein MAMADQPEQPWGALSSDGLSIFEWAAAASKGQPISTRAVLVGLLRASDEKGQVDYLLRHFSVSANDIYRMLQSVDETLDIMVPAPTSLPQQPPLTDGVHRILGEAGELQVEAKRDAIDSDCILGAFLRTESTGRNSLWNAIPNIGIDDIADHFRVWMINGNGNYELALERAFPTRSGEAPPTVSTPPPATQGAPASAGTPTATPTDASATAPPAPVEEGAAPAADFTGWPFLVSIYGSRAGTGAYRAGGLGLLIGDSIVTATPRSRIDVVTLASADTFSVADAGLRFGRSADWLRTLSFSEPLAFRPEPPLIETAVAGSECTLAALPPDGSEPMMLHATIAAGDHSAGGSFTILLTDPVPEGHVVAGSPVLVGTDRVVGIIRDSAPSGETTLSAFGSLALTDILTESVPLGTAIGAGNDAVAEQDQLEFHHYVDAFAHLIRSPDLRPPLTIGIFGSWGTGKSFLLNHIKERIAQLQERERAAGWPRRGPDIYTVTFNAWEYSSAAAIWPALAHNIVERLDRLKTVPRRKRLWRRFLWNVGRQFRSLRLQIFAALLVIAFGTALATVLRGPLAGLISLGGLLTVGGLAKAAHDPLANSVVGLFAKNEYGPNTPHMDEIKHDLDELVERLYAPSPGKDASGRPIRGAQLGRILVIIDDLDRCEPEKAVEVLQAVNLLLNFESFIVCLGIDARIITAAVEKHYEGLLGPAGASGYEYLDKIVQIPFRIPEPTDAQIRSFIGSQMGIAPPAAATPIPAATTTAPTDPTPVPATGQSQASTAADPAPRRRAAPSDASDASDGASESPLTIGASAADGTPRPPRAGQKFGADPAGGTASDYPAPIPFTADELAAFQLFSAYLRPNPRHLKRLINVYRLVRTLSAAKGETLIQTRPAAVIRWLVMWGQWPSTSLLMLHTLDQCSEEEIRALERDEVDPLVTMLQRVTRPSDHPLRADHDDDLRRLSGLLHVDGCRLSVDEIHSIRKYTLNFNPAVEEQLGRVAEPK
- a CDS encoding KUP system potassium uptake protein, whose protein sequence is MNDSAAESGADGPGAGSGPSAPVFGPETSPPPGETAIKATDEVVAQSAQRRSKVQAGITLAALGVVFGDIGTSPLYGLQTVFSIDNHAVRPTPDDVYGVISMVFWSVTLIVSIKYVTIVMRADNDGEGGVMALAALARRAFGVGSQRTVKVLLMAIIGASLFYGDSVITPAISVLSAVEGVTVVQPSLDDWVLPIAITILTCLFAGQRFGTHKVGALFGPVMLLWFACLALSGLHEVILQPGVIRGISPTYAVSFITNHPKTTFIAMGAIVLCITGAEALYADMGHFGRPPIRRAWFFIVFPALTLQYLGQGGLILHTPEAVSNPFFLLLPGWARLPMVVLATAATVIASQAVISGAFSVSRQASQLGLLPTLTVRQTSDASAGQVYLPVINAVLFVGVLVLMLLFRTSARLATAYGVSVTGALLIDTILLLFVARGRWHWATWKLVLFAVVFGGIEFTFFSANLTKIAHGGWLPLLIATLVFTVMTTWRRGRDIVTDNRISSEGPLMEFIDEMKAQHVLRIPGTAVFPHPSKETTPLALRANVTHNGVLHRTVIIFSAEPRNVPHIDPSDQVTIDHLGSETDGIVHVTMRYGFFDAPNIPEVLARTSRPGVAEFDLDPSQTSYFVSRASLSVTRAPGMSRWRKKLFITLARNAANPVGFFDLPEDQTVIMGSQVEV